AAATCCTTATTTTCATATTCGTCgctgaagaaaaaaattaattcagcaacagAAACAGCATTACCGATGTCTGGACTTGGtagatgggtggatggatgggtggtGTGATTCACTATAAATAAAAACTTGGAGCTAAATAACTTTATGAGAAAGCATAAAGATCTTTTGCGAGTGAAGATTCAATAcattttgataactgatatattttttgtcAATGTGATCAGTACATCACAAGTTATTTTCAATCattacaccaaggactttatggCTGGACACTTCTTCCAATAGTTGATGTTTGATATGAAGGGGCGGAATGCTCGATAATAGGTTTTGTCGTTTTTGTCGTGTGGTTATGAGCATCAATTTTGTTTTGgtatggttaagagacatggtttaactctgaccaaATCAGTAGTGCGATAATGCTTTCTTGGAAAGAGAACATTAATGGAGGTACATTGTGTGCCATATATTGACAGTTTCCTGATGAGAAGAGAATGAAGAGTAACATCAATGGCCTTTGCAAAATCCACAAAAAGTGCTGCGGAAAATGTATTGGAATTTATGCTGGTTATAGCCATTGATTAATGCGATTTATAAGAACTGTATGACACGATCGAGTGCTTTTTCCGAAAACCAGATTGCTTTGGATGAAATAAATTGTTTTCATCACAATGTGATAGGATGTGTTTGTATATTATGCTTTTCCAAGGTGgtgacagagcagagagagagagagaaagagagagagagagagagagagagagagagagagagagagagagagagagagagagagagagagagagagagagagaaagaaagagagagagagagataagatgATTTATAGTATAAACAACAAGAGACAGAGTCAGAAATACAGGGCACATTGTGTATCCAAAGTCACCTTTATTTCAAATTACATACTAGGTCATCAAACTATGTGTATGTATAGTTTACAACTCAATTTAATACAACTTTATATTCTGAATGTGGAACAGAAATTTGTTATTTGGCTCCTATAGTGACAACAAGATAAGAACAACAggaacagcaacagcaacaacaataaaacaacaacaacattaacatgcATGCAGACTGTACTGCCCAATTCTCACCTTTGCTTTTTTGCACATCTTGATATTTGTTCACATCTATGTGTCACTGATACTCAGAAACATCACAACCATAaggtgactgggtggccgagtggtaacgcacttgcgctcggaagcgagaggttgcgtgttcgaccctgggtcaggccgcaattttctccaccctttcctaacctaggtggtgggttcaagtgctagtctttcggatgagacgaaaaaccgaggtcccttcgtgtacactacattggggtgtgcacgttaaagatcccacgattgacaaaagggtctttcctggcaaaattgtataggcatagataaaaatgtccaccaaatacccgtttgacttggaataaaggccgtgaaaggtgaatgctcgcctaataggctactgagctttactggccgatgtgaatgcgttatatattgtgtgtaaaaaatttctgtttgtctgtctgtctgtaaaaaattccatttcaaacggcagaaattaatatgtaagcgcctagggctatatctagattaggcgcataaaaatgatcacaataataataataataataattttacTTTTCAGGTAAAATGAGAACACTACAACCATTATACTTTAGTCCAATCAAAAACAAGGACAAAACCAAcaataaaaagaacaacaaaaagacaacaacaaaagaacaagaacaccaacaagaacaacaacaagcaaagaATCCATCTTTAGAAAAAGACATTTACCTTTGTTATCGTGCGCAAAGAGAGTCGTCGTCTCTGAGTCTCAACAATCATATTAATCGCAttgcaagtttgtgtgcgttcatATGTGTTTTCAACGTCCTAGGAGTACTTACTTCATTAGTTCTCATATATTGCTTCAATAAACGCACACATCGTGTATGTTCAAATATTATTTACATAAGAGATATGTTATTATAGGGAGAACGGTTAGGTACGAAACAGTAGCAACCCACAAACACGCAATTAAAAATCGGGGGAAGTGCAATTTTGGAAACATATCAGCACTTACAGCACAAACAGTTTCAGGAACTTTTACATAACTGTCTAGTCAGTTGTTTTCTTGCTTATTTTGATATGTGATATAGGCACGTTTAACAAGCGTACCCTGGCCTGGTCAGAGAGGACAACCCCCGACACACAACTTTGGGGAACTGTGGAAGACCTGCGTCGAACTTGCGAGTTCATACGATCAgcatcgtcgcgatataaccttcgtggttgaaaacgacgttaaacaccaaataaagaaagaaagatacgaTCAGCAGGCCTAAGATTATGAGGGTCACAACCGtagaacgccgaagaagaagaagaaggcagcTGGTTTGAGAAATTAATCAAAATAACATCGGTAAATGAGTGGTGACTTAACAAGCCAGTTTCAATAAACGGCACTAATTAGTGACGTCAACACGTTTGACACAATCATCTGGAAATATACTTCAGTAAAGTCATCATAAAAGCTGATTGACGTCATAGGGCGGCGTTAACTATACGTTTACACTCTTAAAAGTCATTATGTTCATGAGTCCTTTCAGCATCACACAATCATAAAGACAAAGACTCGCAAGTTTATATAAAGCCATGTCGAAAGTAACGAGAAGCACACATAGGATCTCATCGAGACACTGTAAAGTCATTAGAAGAAGTCACATCAAGCTGCACTTGTCAATTTTCGTCAGGGCAAACTTAGACATGCCTTCCTTAATTTTCTGGCCCACAGACTGGCCCACCTTCTCCAACTCTTCCTTCTGAGCCTCGTTCAGCTCCTCAGGGTTGTTCAGGATTTTCTTCTTCAGGGTGTCTTCCACCAGGCGCTGCTTCTCCACCAGGCTCATTCTGGGCTTGACAGGCACCTCGTAGGTGAAATGAGCATCGTCGTTGGTTCGGAGTTCTCTCACCAGTTGATCCTGCAGCTGATTCAGGACGTCTTCAATGTGAGCATCGCCGGACTTCCAGTGGCACACCAAGTCCTTGTGGATGAGATCTTCAGAGGCAGAATATTCTGGGACTTCTTGAGGGCTCTGGGGTGGTGTTGTGTTAGGAGCTTTTTGACCTATCTGCATCTGCACTTCTCCATGACTTCTGTCTCCTCCTCGTGCCTCTTTTATCTCGAAGCTGTTCCGTGATGACTGGATGGGGGTTCGCTGTCGGAACTCAGCCTCTGGTGGTGATTTGGGTTTTGGCTTGAAAAAATGCTGCAGTCTGGTCTTAACTCTTTTGTGCAAGTCGTGTACTTCTTGCTTGCTGTTGACTGCCTGCAGAGCTGCGTGCGAGAAGCCATCGTCGGCTGTTTCCATTCCCGCCTCATGCGGAGGCACTGGAATTCCTTGGCCAGAGTTCCGTTTCGGTGCTACTGGTTGCTTGGGGCGACTGTACTCTGCCTCTTCGCTGATGACTGGTATGGTCTGTCCCGTCCTTCCTCGGATTTCTTCCGTCACCATCTTTGACATGGTTTTTTCCACATTGTACGCGAAGCGGTGTCGGAAGCAGCCTCCGCCATTTTGAGCGACGACCTGTTTGACCATCTCCATTAGCTTGCCCACCATCAGGGCCTTCTCGTGCACGTCACCCTCATTGTTGAAAAGAAGGTAACGGTTGTCTGCCTCTTTCAGCACGCCTTGCAGATGTTTTGACCCTTCCAGCTGAAAAGTGAACGAATAACACAAAGCTTTCAGGAAAGAAAAGCTTCCTCTGTTATAAAAGGTATACCGGTTCTTGTACCTACCAACTGCTTTTACATGTCTACTACTTGTAACACACTTTGCAGATTCTTGACCTCTATGTTGTCAGCCTAACCAGATTAATCAACATACACGAA
The sequence above is a segment of the Littorina saxatilis isolate snail1 linkage group LG3, US_GU_Lsax_2.0, whole genome shotgun sequence genome. Coding sequences within it:
- the LOC138961999 gene encoding uncharacterized protein, which gives rise to MEDTGNSQAFPEQAMVMEDRDSSQALPGQQMRMILIGKTGAGKSTTGSTIIGEEVFKSQVGLNSETKVCGFAEKIRHGQNIVVVDTPGLCDTDGDDELIRERITQSLFGVAPGPHAIIYVVKGTDRFTDGEVKVFEMLKEIFGEKMTSFMIVIFVGKDVLDKNKVDFEKQLEGSKHLQGVLKEADNRYLLFNNEGDVHEKALMVGKLMEMVKQVVAQNGGGCFRHRFAYNVEKTMSKMVTEEIRGRTGQTIPVISEEAEYSRPKQPVAPKRNSGQGIPVPPHEAGMETADDGFSHAALQAVNSKQEVHDLHKRVKTRLQHFFKPKPKSPPEAEFRQRTPIQSSRNSFEIKEARGGDRSHGEVQMQIGQKAPNTTPPQSPQEVPEYSASEDLIHKDLVCHWKSGDAHIEDVLNQLQDQLVRELRTNDDAHFTYEVPVKPRMSLVEKQRLVEDTLKKKILNNPEELNEAQKEELEKVGQSVGQKIKEGMSKFALTKIDKCSLM